The sequence GGAGCTCTGCATGCTCTTCCTGGGGCACATGAAGAGTCTCCTGGAGTCCCGGCTCCCGGGTGTCCGGGTTCGTCGCTTCATCGAGCCGGGGATTCCCCGAACGAAGTTCGAACCGGAGTAGCGAAGTGTCGCGCGGTCAGCGCTCATCGCCATGGGCCAGACCCGTGCCTATCTTCCAGCAAGCAGGGAGGCCGTCTCATGAGCCAGCCACTCACCGTGGAGGCACTTCTCCGACTCGTTCATCAGTACTACCCGGTGGGGCTCTATGAGACCGACCCTCGGTATGAGAGCACCGAGGAGTTCAAGCGGCTCGACAAGCTCCGGCGTGCCGCCGTGGACGACGCCAGTGCCTGGAATGCATTCCTCCTGCGCGTCCGGGAGAAGATGCCGGAGTGCAGCGTGTGGGACTATCCCAACATCCGCTACGACCCGGCCTACTCACTCCGATTGGGGTTGCCGGGCCACCCTGAGGGCGCGGCGGAGCACAAAGAGGTGGTGCTGATGGTCTGCATCCTGGCACCCGTGCACGTCCTCTACGCCGACCACAGCAAGCACGTAGGCGACATCACGGAGACCATCACCTATCAGCCGCCCCTGCCCATGGAGTTCCAGCCGTTCGCGGAGAAGCTCGAGGCCCTCGCCATCGAGACCTTTGGCACCACGCGCCTTTCGCAGGACGTACTCTCCACGCCTGTTCCAGAGTTCCAGGTCGGCACCACGGGCTTCGGCAAGGTCACCCTCGCCGACTGCCTCTTCGGCGACCACCGCTGGTAGCCGCGCTCAGCCCTTCGCTTCGAGCGCGGCCACCGCCTTGCCGGCAACCGTCGGGTCCGGCTGGTACTTCCACCGCCGGTGCAGCCACATCCACTGGTCCGGGTACTTGCGGATGCAGCGCTCCAGCGCCGCCGTCACGCGAGCCGTGTGCTCGGTAATCGGGTCCTCGCACTCACCCGGCTCGGGCGGGAGAATCGGCCCTTCCACTTCCAGCCGCAGCCGCGCTCCGCCGCGCCCGTTGCGCACGCCCATCACCACGAACACCGGCACTCCCGTGCGCTTCGCCGCCACCGCCATCGCCGGTGTCGTCGACGCCAGCTTCCCGAAGAACGGAACGAACACCGCCGCCTTCGCCGGCAACGCCTGGTCCAGCAGCATGTACGGCGACTCGCCGCGGTTCACCGCCGCCGTGATTTCTTGAATGGCTCCCTTCGGGTAGATGAGCCCCGCGCCACAGCCCACCCGGTTCACCGCGATGCGCGTGTTGAGCGCCCCCTTCAGCGGCCGCACCAGCGCATCCAGCGGAATCCCCCAGCGAATCAGCATGTCGCCCAAGAGCTCCCAGTTGCCGAAGTGCGCCGTCACCATCAACGCGCCCTTCCCCGTGGCCACGTGCGCCCTCAGCGCCTCCCACGCCTCCACGCCTTCCACACCCTGCTCGGCCCAGTCCTTCGGAAGCCGGTCGCCGCTTGGCAGTGACTCCACCACCACGCGCGCCATGTTGATGTACGCGCCGCGCGCAATCTCCCGCCGCTCCGCCTCGCTCTTCTCCGGCATCGCCATGGCCAGGTTCTCCAGCGCCACGCGGCGGCGGATGCCCAGCGTGTACGCCAGGTTCCCCACGAAGCGAGCAAGCGCGTCACGAGACTCCGGCGACAGCCATGTCAGGAACGCCCACACGATGCGCGTGAGCAGGTCCACCACCCTGCCGGGTGGCGTGCCGACGATGCGGCGCAGGTGCTCCGACGGCACCTGCCGCTTGGCCGGATTTGGGATTTCAGGGGAAGGCACTGGAGCGATCTGGGACACGGCGGCACTCCATCCTGAACGCGCCGTGTCGGCAAGGCCGCACACGCGCTCGGCGCTACCCTGCCTGCCTTTCCTGGTCCACTATGCGCGCCATGCCCAACCTGCTCCGTCCGGCGGCCCTGGCCGCCGTCACCCTCCTCAGCGCGTGCGGTGCCCGGCAGAACGTTCCCACCGAGCCCCCCGCTGCTTCCGCTCCGGCCGCGCAGTCCGCGGCCGCGGCTCCCACTCCGCCCGAGCTGCGCCTCCCCGGCGACGTGCGCCCCACCGGCTACACCGTGGAGCTCACCGTCGACCCGAAGGCCACCACGTTCCAGGGCACTTCCGACATCGACCTCGAAGTCGCGAAGTCCACCTCCGTCATCTGGCTCCACGGCAAGGGACTCGTCGTGAAGCAGGCCACGCTCCTGCAGGACGGAGCCGCCATCGACGTGAAGCCCGTGAAGGGCGGCACCGACTTCCTCGGCTTCACGCTGGCGAAGCCCGTGGGCGTGGGCGCCGCGAAGCTGCGCGTGGTGTACGAGGGCATCGCCTCCGAGAAGGAGACGGACGGCGCCTTCCGCGTCAACGAGGGCGGTGACTGGTACGTCTACACCCAGTTCGAGCCCATCGACGCGCGCCGCGTCTTCCCGTCGTTCGACGAGCCCGGCTTCAAGGTGCCCTGGCAGCTCACCTTCCACGTGCCCGCGGGCAACGTGGCCGTCACCAACACGCCGCAGCTGACGGAAGAGACGGGCGCCGACGGCAGCCGCACCTTCCACTTCGCGCGCACCCAGCCGCTGCCCAGCTACCTCATCGCCTTCGGCGTGGGCCCGTTCGACTTCCACCCCGCCGAGCCCTCCGGCAAGAAGAAGGTGAAGACGCGCATCATCACCCCGCGCGGCCGCGCCGTGGAGGCCACCTACGCCGCGGAAGTCACCCCGCAAATCCTCGGCGCGCTGGAGGACTACTTCGGCATTCCCTACGCGTACGAGAAGCTGGACGTGCTCGCGGTGCCGCTGCTCGGCGGCGCCATGGAGCACCCGGGCCTGGTGACGTTCAACTCGCGCCTCATCCTCTCCAAGCCGGAGGAGGACACGCCCGGCCGCCAGCGCGCCTTCTCCAATACGCAGGTGCACGAGCTGGCGCACCAGTGGTTCGGCGACCTCGTCACCATGGCGTGGTGGGATGACCTGTGGCTCAACGAGGCCTTCGCCACGTGGATGACCCCGCGCATCATCGAGACGTGGCGGCCCACGTGGGACGCGCCGGTGGAGCGCGTGAATGAGCGCAGTGGCGCGCTGGACTCCGACAGCCTCCTGTCCGCGCGTCGCATCCGCCAGCCGATTGAGAGCCAGAACGACATCGTCAACGCCTTCGACGGAATCACCTACGGCAAGGGCGCCGCGGTGCTCTCCATGACGGAGGAGTGGCTGGGCCGCGACGTGTTCCGCCGCGGAATCCAGCGCCACCTGAAGGCGCACGCGCACGGCAACGCCACCGCGAAGGACTTCCTCTCCGCGCTGGACACCGAGTCCGGCAAGGACGTGTCGGGGATGATGAGCACCTTCCTGGACCAGGGCGGCGCGCCGCTCGTCACCGCGACGCTGGAGTGCGGCGCGGCCGGCAACAAGGTGGTGCTGACGCAGACGCGCTACCTGCGGCTGGGCTCGAAGTCGCCGGGCCCGCAGTCGTGGCGCACGCCGGTGTGCGTGGACTACGCGGTGGGCAAGAAGGAGTCGCGCGCGTGCACGCTGATGGAGGGCGAGCGCGCGGAGCTGCCGCTGCCGGACGCGAAGGCGTGCCCGGCGTGGGTGTTCCCCAACTCGGAGGGCGCGGGCTACTACCGCATGCAGCTCGCCGGTGAGGCGGCGACGAAGCTGTCGAAGTCCGGCCTGGACTCGCTGTCCCGCACCGAGCGCGTGGCCTTCCTGGGCGACGTGCAGGCGCTGGCCATGGCGGGCTCGCTGCCCGCGGCCGAGGCGCTGGCGCTGGCCGCCCGCACCGCCAACGACAAGGACCGCGTCGTCACCGAGGCCTCGCTGGAGATGCTGGACCTGGCCAGCCGGCGGCTGATTCCCGAGGCGAAGGAGACGGAGCGCGCCCGCTTCCTGCGCGAGACGTACGGCCCGCGCGCGCGGCAGCTCGGCTTCACGCCGCGCCAGGGTGAGAGCGAGGACACGCGCCTGTTGCGCCCGTGGCTGGTGCGGCTGGCGGGCAAGGACGGCGCGGACCCGAAGCTCGTCGCCGAGGCGCGCTCGCTCGCGGATGCGTGGCTGAAGGACCGGAAGGCCGTGGCGCCGGAGATGGTGGACACGGTGCTCGCCATCGCCGCGGGCCATGGGGACGCGGCCTTCCAGCAGAAGCTCATCACCGCGGTGCACGCGGAGAAGGAGCGCAAGACGCGGCAGCAGTTGCTCATGGCGCTGGGCAACTTCTCGGACCCGACGCTGACGAAGCAGAGCCTGGCGCTGATGTTCGACAAGGAGCTGGACCCGCGCGAGACGGGGATGCTGCTCTTCTTCGGCTCGCAACAGAACCCGCGCACGATGGACGTGGCGTTCGACTTCGTGAAGGAGAACTACGACAGGCTGGTGGGAGACTCGCCGGACGCGCTGCTGCCCAAGGACGCCGCGGGGCGCATGGCCTTCGTGGGCCGGGGCTTCTGCGACGCGGGCAAGCGCCAGCAGGTGGCGGACTTCTTCACCGAGCGCAGCGCCAAGGCTCCGGGCGGGCCCCGCATGCTGGCGCAGGTGCTGGAGTCGGTGGACCAGTGCACCTCGCTGAAGGAGGCCCAGGGCAAGAGCGTCGAGTCCTTCCTCGACCAGCGCGCCACGCCCAAGGCCCCGGAGGCGCCGAAGACGCGCTGACCTCCACGGGACGTAGGTAGACGAAGGGCCCGGATGCCGCGTTGGCGTCCGGGCCCTTTGTGTCTGTGATTACTTCTTCGAGCCGCGCGACATGAAGGCCATGAAGGCCTCCTGCGCTTCGGTGGAGGCGAGGCGCTGGACGAACTCGGCGCCCTCGCGGATGAGCGCGGCGTGGACCTCGGCGCGCAGCGGCCCGCGAATCAATTGCTTCGTCACGCGCACCGCCTCGGCGGGGCGGGAGGCCAGGGCGGCCGCGCGCTCGGCGGCCACTTCCTGGAGCTTGTCGGCGGGCACCACCTTGTTGACGATGCCCGCGCGCTGCGCGGTGGCCGCGTCGAAGGGCTCGCCGAACAGGAGCAGCTCGCTCGCGAGCGCGAAGCCCGCCATGCGCGGCAACAGCAGGCTGCTGGCGCCTTCCGCGCACAGGCCGAGCTGCACGAAGGGCATGGTGAAGCGCGTGCGCTCGCTGGCGACGACATAGTCACAGTGCAGCAACATCGTCGTGCCGATGCCCACCGCCGGCCCGTCCACCGCCGCGAGCACCGGCTTGGGCGCGTCCACCAGCGCGCGCAGGAAGCGGAACACCGCGCTGTCCTCGCCCGCGGGCGGGTGCTCCATGAAGTCGCCAATGTCGTTGCCCGCGGTGAAGACGCCGCCCGCGCCGGTGAGCAGCACCACGCGCACGTCGGCGTTTCCTTCCGCCTGCCGCAGCGCGTTGGTGGCCGCCTCGTACATGGCATGCGTGAAGGCGTTCTTCTTCTCGGGGCGGTTGAAGGTGAGGGTGAGGACCCCGGACTCCAGCTTCGTCAGCAACGTGTCGGACATGACCCGGCAGCCTAGCCGACCGGGTGCCGGCTGTCCGGAGAGGGATTGGCAACTCTGGCGCACAGCCTGCGACAATCCCCGCATAGCGGTTTTTCCCGAGGATCATCATGAGCGTTCGCAGCGCTACCAGCTCCCCTGCCTTCCGGACGACGACCGCGGCGCCCCAGCGCTTCGACGGCAGCAAGCCGGCTCCTGGCACCACCAACACCAACGCGGCGCAGGTGACGAACCCGCCGCTGCACGGCGACCCGAAGAACCGCAACAAGGACACGTACAACCAGGTCATCAACCAGTTCGCGGCGGGGAACAACCCGCGCTACACGCCGCGCGACTCCAACGGTGACGGCACGCGCGATACGTTCTGCAACATCTTCCTGTGGGACGTGACGCGCGCCATGGGCGCGGAGATTCCCCACTGGGTGGACAAGGACGGCAACAGCGTGGCGCCGGGCAAGGGCCGCGAGCTGAACGCCAACGCCACCGTGGACTGGATGCACCAGAACGGTGCGAAGAACGGCTGGCGGAAGGCGACGCCTGAGGAGGCGCAGAAGATGGCCAACGAGGGCCATCCCGCCGTGGCGCTGTGGAAGAACCCGGGTGGCATCGGCCACGTGGCGGTGGTGCGCCCCGGTGAAGTGACGGCGCAGGGGCCGGCGTCCGCGCAGGCGGGCGGGAAGAACTTCAACAGCGGCCACATCAAGGACGGCTTCGGCAAGGCGCAGCCGGAGTACTGGGTGAACGACAGCGGCAAGGCCACGGGCAAGCCGCCCACGGACACGACGAAGCCGCCTCCCACCACCACGCCTCCTCCGTCCACGGGCGGCGTGAGCGTGCCGAAGACGGACCTCAAGCGCGGCGTGGAAGGCCCGGAGGTGCGCAAGCTGCAGGATGTCCTCGTCAAGCTGGGCTACATGACGAAGGAGCAGGTGAACACGGGGCCGGGCATCTTCGGGCCGAAGACGGAGGCGGCCGTCGCGAAGTTCCAGAAGGACCACGGCATCAGCCCCAACTCCGGCATCTTCGGGCCGAAGACGCGCGCGGCGATGACGGAGGCGCTGAAGGGCAACGGCGGCACGACCAAGCCGGGTGGCACGGGCGGCACGGGCGGCACTACGGGTCCGGGCCCCGTCACGCAGCCGTCGGGCTCGGACGCGGCGAAGGCGGCGAAGATTGACCAGATTCTGAAGGGCACGGGTCTGGCGGGCCAGGGCGCGCACATCGTGGCGATGTCGAAGAAGTACAACGTGCCGCCGGAATTGGCGCTGGCGATGTTCCGCAAGGAAGCGTCGTTCATGTCGGCGGGCTCGGCGGTGAAGAACAACAACCCCGGCAACCTGCGCTTCGCGCAGTGGGAGACGAAGTTCGGCGGCCAGCCCAACGGCAACTTCACGAAGTTCCCCGACGCGAAGAGCGGCATCGAAGCGTACTTCGCGCTGCTCGGTGGCCCCGCGTACCGAGGCTTCATCGACCGCGGCGACTACCAGGGCATGATCAACAAGTACGCGCCTCCGTCGGAGAACGACAGCGGCCTGTACCACAAGCAGGTCCTGCAGTGGATGCAGGAGTACAAGAACAAGATTGGGTAGTGCTTGCTCTTGAGTGTCTGTGATTGACGAAGGGGTGGAGGGCGCTTCGGGTGCCTTCCGCCCCTTGGTCGTTGATGGGGGCTACGGCCGCGGGACGCCTGCGTCCGGTGACGAAATGGGTGGCGCGTGCGACGGGCCGCCCTGTGTCTCGGAGGATTGGGAGGACACGCCGGGTTGCGCGGGCACTCCATCTTCCCCTGCACCCGGGGGCTCCGAAGGTAGGGCCCCATCGGGCTGTCCATCCATGAGGCTGCGAAGGATGCGCCCATCCATGCTGATGGCGTAGCTGGCTCCCGAGTGCATGGCTGGCGTCAGCTGGCCACAGGCCCGTGGGTCTTCATCGATGCGGACGAAGATGACCTCTGCGTGGCGGATGACGCGGTAGCGATGGGACTCCTGCCTGTCCCAGCACGCGGGCCGCTTCGCACCGGGAGGAAGGAAGTCATTCGCGGCCACGGTGAGGGCACGCAGCGTGGCGCCGTCCAGTTCGTACGTTCCGCCTTGGGCTCCGAGCTCCGTCGCGGGTTGCTCGAAGAAGTGGGGGAAGACGATGGATGGGTCCTCTTCCCGTGTGATGACCTGAGGCAGTGCACATGCCCATCCCATGAGCGCCCATGTCAGTGCACACGGCCCTAGCGATGTGCTCGTGCGGAGGTGCCTCACGGCCGCAGCGCGCGGGCAATGAGCGGCGCGAGTGTCACCACCTCGTGCCGGAACGGCAGCTCCGTCTGTGGCTCCACGCTGTCCGTGCTCACCAGCCGCGTCAGCGGCAGCGTGCGCAACCGCTCCACCGCCGGGCCCACCAGCAGCGCGTGTGTCGTCACCACCGTGATGTCGTCCGCGCAGCCCGCGTCGCGCAGCGTGCCCGCCGCCGCCACCAGCGTGCCTCCCGTGGACACCATGTCATCCACGAGAATCGGCCGGCGCCCGCGCACCTCGCCCATCAATCCGCTGGCGTGGACCTCGTCGCCGCTCACCCGCACCTTGTGAATCACCGCCCACGGCCGGCCCAACAACCGCGCCAGCGCCTCCGCCCGCTTCACCGCGCCCAAATCCGGCGCCACCACCACCGACGTGTCCGTCAGGTTCGGCCGCAGCGCGTCCGCCAGCAGCGGCAGCGCCGTGAGGTTCTCCAGCGGCGCCCCGAAGCACCCCTCCAGCGCGGGGCTGTGCAGGTCCACCACCAGCACCCGGGCAAACCGTCCCTGTGACAGCAGGTCCGCCATCATCCGGCCACCCAGCGGCTCGCCCGGTCGCCCGCGCCGGTCCTGCCGCGCGTAGCCCAGGTACGGCACCACCGCCTCCAGCCGGGCCGCTCCCGCCCGCCAGCACGCATCCGCCATGAGCAGCAACTCCAGCAGGTGCTCACCCGTCGGCGGAGTCGTCGTCTGCACCAGCACCACGGTGCGCCCACGCACTGTCTCGGGCACCTCCATGTGCATCTCTCCATCCGGAAAGCGCTCGAAGTGACAGTCGGTGGGGGTGACGCCCAGGGCCGCTGCGAGGGCTCGTCCGAGGTGCGGGCTGGCAGTTCCAGTGAGGAGGACCGGGTCCATGGCCTCCACCCTAGCGCGCCTTCCGGCCCGGGGGCGCGGGGCCCGGCGCTCCCCCCGAAAGCAAACCGGCGGGAGGGCCTCCGCCAGGACCTCCGCCGTCACGCGCGCCCGCGTGCTTCACCTTCCCTGGTGGAGGAAGGCAATGCGTTTTCGAGACCGGATGGAGGGAGGGCGCCGGCTGGCGAGCCTGCTGCTGCCCTACCGTGGAGGGAATGACGTCGTGCTGGGGCTCGCCCGCGGCGGCATGCTCGTCGCCTACGAGGTGGCGCGCGCCCTGGAAGCGCCCCTCCAGGTATGGGTGGCCCGCAAGGTGGACCTCCCTGGACGGCGGCTGACGCTGGGCGCCGTGTCCGAGGGCGACGGCCTCTACATGGACCCGGACGCCCTGCGCCTGTCGCCTCGTCTGGAGCCCATGTTCCGCAACCTCGCCAACGACACCCGGGCCGACATCGAATCCGAGGTGCAGCGGCTGCGCGCCCAGACCTTCCTGGAGCTGGGCGGCAGGACGGTGCTGCTCGTCGACGACGCGCTGGTGACGGGCGCCAGCGCCGCCGCCGCCCTCCAGGCCCTGCGCAAGCAGCGGCCCGGACGGCTGATACTGGCCACCCCCGTGGCCACGCCGCACGCGCTGGAGGTGGTGCGCCCGCTCGCGAACGCGGTGCACTGTGTGAGGACCATCTCCGCCCTGGGCTCGGTGTCCGAGGCCTACGACGACTCGCGCCCCGTGCCGGACGCGGAGGTGCGGCGGTTGCTGGAGCGCTCGCGCGAGCCGCCCCTGCCGCTCGAGGTGCTGGTGTCCACGGACCCCGGCGGCTTCTGGATGTGAGACGAGGAGGCATGGCCACATGAGACAGGGAAGGAGCACGGACCCGGACGTGCGAGAGGTGCAGGTGGAGGCGAGCGGCGTGGCGCTGGGAGGAAGCCTCGGCGTGCCCTCCGGCGCGCGGGGCCTGGTCATCTTCGCGCACGGCAGCGGCAGCAGCCGCTTCAGCCCGCGCAACCGCGCCGTCGCGCGAGCGCTGCGCGAGGCGGGCCTGGGCACGCTGCTGTTCGACTTGCTGAGCCAGGAGGAGGAGGCGCGTGACGAGTACACCGGCGAGCTGCGCTTCGACATCCCCTTCCTCGCGCGGCGGCTGGCGGCGGTGACGGAGTGGGCGAGGGCACAGCCGGAGCTGACGCCGCTGCGCTTCGGCTACTTCGGCTCCAGCACCGGCGCGGCGGCGGCGCTGGTGGCGGCGGCCATGCACCCGGACCTCATCCGCGCGGTGGTGTCGCGCGGCGGCCGGCCGGACCTGGCGGGTCCGGTGTTGCAGCGCGTGCAGGCCCCCACGCTCCTGCTCGTGGGCGCGAAGGACATCGGCGTGGTGGAGCTGAACGAGGAGGCGCTGTCGCGGTTGGAAGGACTGAAGGACATCCACATCGTCCCCGGCGCCACGCACCTCTTCGAGGAGCCCGGCGCGCTGGAGGAAGTCGCGCACGTGGCGGCGGAGTGGTTCTCCCGCTACCTCGGCGGGGGGCTGGCGGAGGCGCACGTATGAGCCTGGACACGCAGGGGAGCCCTGGCCTCGCGAGGGACTCCGAAGGAGGCACCATGGACGCTGGACCCGTGCCCGCGGCGACGGGCGCGAACACGCCCCCGCGCTGGGAGCACCTCACCCGAGGCACGGCACGGGCCGTGCGCGGCGTGGGCCGCTCGGAGGAGGAGGCGCTGGAGCAGGCCGCGGTGGCGCTGTGCGCGCTGGTGGCGGACCCCACGCAGGTGGAGGTGCGCGAGGAGGTGTCCGTGGAGTGCGACGCGAAGGACCTGGACTCCCTGCTCGCGGACTGGCTGGGCGCCATCCTCCACAACATGTCCGCGCGGCGGCTGCGCTTCCGGTGCTTCGCGGTGCGGCTGGACGGGCGTCGCCTCTTCGGCCACGCCTTCGGCGAGCACGTGGACCCGGCGCGGCACCATGGCGTCATGGAGCCGCGCGGCGTGTCGCTGACGAAGCCCGTGGTGCGCGGCACGGCGGACGGGCGGTGGACGGCGGAGTGCGAGGTGCACGGCTGAGAGACGCATGACTGAGAGGAGGAAGTGATGTCGACCCGCGCGGTGGAGCTGCGCGGCACGGGCGGCGTCCCGGTGACGGCGGTGTTGGAGCTGCCCCCCGGCCGGCCCGCCGCCAGCGCGGTGCTGGTGTCGTGCTTCGCGTGCCTGGGCAACTCCCCCGGGCCCGCGCGGCTGTGTCATGCGCTGGTGTCCCGGGGCTTCGCGGTGCTGCGGCTCGACTTCACCGCGAAGCCCGCCGGTGACGACGGCGTGCAGCCCCGGCCGGACACCGTGCCCTCGGTGGACGCGGTGGTGGAGGCGGCGGCGTGGCTGCGCGAGCGCTACCCGCCCGCGCGCCTGCTGGTGGGCCACAGCCTGGGAGGCACCGCCGCCGCGGCCGCGCTGCCCCGGCTACCGGAAGTCGCGGCGCTGGCGCTGGTGAATGCCCCTTCAGGTCCGGAGCCCGTCCTCGAGAGGCTGGCGGCGCGGGAGCGCGAGGAGGGAGAGGGCGAGGTGACGCTGGGCCCCGGAAGGCTGCGCCTGTTGCGCGGCTTCCTCCACGACATCGCCGCGCCGCGCGTGGCCGTGGCGCTGGGCGCCTTCCCGGGCGCGGTGCTGGTGTTGCAGGCGCCGGAGGACCGCTATGTCTCGCTGGAGCACGCGCGGCGCCTGGTGGCGGCGGCAAGGCACCCGGGCAGCCTCTTCGTCCTCGACGGCGCGGACCACTTCCTCTCGCGCGAGGCGGACGCGGCGCTCGCGGCGGAGGTGCTGGGCCTCTGGGCCGCGCGGCACGTGACGCCGGTGACGG comes from Pyxidicoccus parkwaysis and encodes:
- a CDS encoding lysophospholipid acyltransferase family protein; this encodes MSQIAPVPSPEIPNPAKRQVPSEHLRRIVGTPPGRVVDLLTRIVWAFLTWLSPESRDALARFVGNLAYTLGIRRRVALENLAMAMPEKSEAERREIARGAYINMARVVVESLPSGDRLPKDWAEQGVEGVEAWEALRAHVATGKGALMVTAHFGNWELLGDMLIRWGIPLDALVRPLKGALNTRIAVNRVGCGAGLIYPKGAIQEITAAVNRGESPYMLLDQALPAKAAVFVPFFGKLASTTPAMAVAAKRTGVPVFVVMGVRNGRGGARLRLEVEGPILPPEPGECEDPITEHTARVTAALERCIRKYPDQWMWLHRRWKYQPDPTVAGKAVAALEAKG
- a CDS encoding M1 family metallopeptidase, which translates into the protein MPNLLRPAALAAVTLLSACGARQNVPTEPPAASAPAAQSAAAAPTPPELRLPGDVRPTGYTVELTVDPKATTFQGTSDIDLEVAKSTSVIWLHGKGLVVKQATLLQDGAAIDVKPVKGGTDFLGFTLAKPVGVGAAKLRVVYEGIASEKETDGAFRVNEGGDWYVYTQFEPIDARRVFPSFDEPGFKVPWQLTFHVPAGNVAVTNTPQLTEETGADGSRTFHFARTQPLPSYLIAFGVGPFDFHPAEPSGKKKVKTRIITPRGRAVEATYAAEVTPQILGALEDYFGIPYAYEKLDVLAVPLLGGAMEHPGLVTFNSRLILSKPEEDTPGRQRAFSNTQVHELAHQWFGDLVTMAWWDDLWLNEAFATWMTPRIIETWRPTWDAPVERVNERSGALDSDSLLSARRIRQPIESQNDIVNAFDGITYGKGAAVLSMTEEWLGRDVFRRGIQRHLKAHAHGNATAKDFLSALDTESGKDVSGMMSTFLDQGGAPLVTATLECGAAGNKVVLTQTRYLRLGSKSPGPQSWRTPVCVDYAVGKKESRACTLMEGERAELPLPDAKACPAWVFPNSEGAGYYRMQLAGEAATKLSKSGLDSLSRTERVAFLGDVQALAMAGSLPAAEALALAARTANDKDRVVTEASLEMLDLASRRLIPEAKETERARFLRETYGPRARQLGFTPRQGESEDTRLLRPWLVRLAGKDGADPKLVAEARSLADAWLKDRKAVAPEMVDTVLAIAAGHGDAAFQQKLITAVHAEKERKTRQQLLMALGNFSDPTLTKQSLALMFDKELDPRETGMLLFFGSQQNPRTMDVAFDFVKENYDRLVGDSPDALLPKDAAGRMAFVGRGFCDAGKRQQVADFFTERSAKAPGGPRMLAQVLESVDQCTSLKEAQGKSVESFLDQRATPKAPEAPKTR
- a CDS encoding enoyl-CoA hydratase, which produces MSDTLLTKLESGVLTLTFNRPEKKNAFTHAMYEAATNALRQAEGNADVRVVLLTGAGGVFTAGNDIGDFMEHPPAGEDSAVFRFLRALVDAPKPVLAAVDGPAVGIGTTMLLHCDYVVASERTRFTMPFVQLGLCAEGASSLLLPRMAGFALASELLLFGEPFDAATAQRAGIVNKVVPADKLQEVAAERAAALASRPAEAVRVTKQLIRGPLRAEVHAALIREGAEFVQRLASTEAQEAFMAFMSRGSKK
- a CDS encoding peptidoglycan-binding protein, whose amino-acid sequence is MSVRSATSSPAFRTTTAAPQRFDGSKPAPGTTNTNAAQVTNPPLHGDPKNRNKDTYNQVINQFAAGNNPRYTPRDSNGDGTRDTFCNIFLWDVTRAMGAEIPHWVDKDGNSVAPGKGRELNANATVDWMHQNGAKNGWRKATPEEAQKMANEGHPAVALWKNPGGIGHVAVVRPGEVTAQGPASAQAGGKNFNSGHIKDGFGKAQPEYWVNDSGKATGKPPTDTTKPPPTTTPPPSTGGVSVPKTDLKRGVEGPEVRKLQDVLVKLGYMTKEQVNTGPGIFGPKTEAAVAKFQKDHGISPNSGIFGPKTRAAMTEALKGNGGTTKPGGTGGTGGTTGPGPVTQPSGSDAAKAAKIDQILKGTGLAGQGAHIVAMSKKYNVPPELALAMFRKEASFMSAGSAVKNNNPGNLRFAQWETKFGGQPNGNFTKFPDAKSGIEAYFALLGGPAYRGFIDRGDYQGMINKYAPPSENDSGLYHKQVLQWMQEYKNKIG
- a CDS encoding ribose-phosphate diphosphokinase encodes the protein MEAMDPVLLTGTASPHLGRALAAALGVTPTDCHFERFPDGEMHMEVPETVRGRTVVLVQTTTPPTGEHLLELLLMADACWRAGAARLEAVVPYLGYARQDRRGRPGEPLGGRMMADLLSQGRFARVLVVDLHSPALEGCFGAPLENLTALPLLADALRPNLTDTSVVVAPDLGAVKRAEALARLLGRPWAVIHKVRVSGDEVHASGLMGEVRGRRPILVDDMVSTGGTLVAAAGTLRDAGCADDITVVTTHALLVGPAVERLRTLPLTRLVSTDSVEPQTELPFRHEVVTLAPLIARALRP
- a CDS encoding phosphoribosyltransferase, with the protein product MRFRDRMEGGRRLASLLLPYRGGNDVVLGLARGGMLVAYEVARALEAPLQVWVARKVDLPGRRLTLGAVSEGDGLYMDPDALRLSPRLEPMFRNLANDTRADIESEVQRLRAQTFLELGGRTVLLVDDALVTGASAAAALQALRKQRPGRLILATPVATPHALEVVRPLANAVHCVRTISALGSVSEAYDDSRPVPDAEVRRLLERSREPPLPLEVLVSTDPGGFWM
- a CDS encoding dienelactone hydrolase family protein; the encoded protein is MRQGRSTDPDVREVQVEASGVALGGSLGVPSGARGLVIFAHGSGSSRFSPRNRAVARALREAGLGTLLFDLLSQEEEARDEYTGELRFDIPFLARRLAAVTEWARAQPELTPLRFGYFGSSTGAAAALVAAAMHPDLIRAVVSRGGRPDLAGPVLQRVQAPTLLLVGAKDIGVVELNEEALSRLEGLKDIHIVPGATHLFEEPGALEEVAHVAAEWFSRYLGGGLAEAHV
- a CDS encoding archease; protein product: MDAGPVPAATGANTPPRWEHLTRGTARAVRGVGRSEEEALEQAAVALCALVADPTQVEVREEVSVECDAKDLDSLLADWLGAILHNMSARRLRFRCFAVRLDGRRLFGHAFGEHVDPARHHGVMEPRGVSLTKPVVRGTADGRWTAECEVHG
- a CDS encoding bifunctional alpha/beta hydrolase/OsmC family protein, with the protein product MSTRAVELRGTGGVPVTAVLELPPGRPAASAVLVSCFACLGNSPGPARLCHALVSRGFAVLRLDFTAKPAGDDGVQPRPDTVPSVDAVVEAAAWLRERYPPARLLVGHSLGGTAAAAALPRLPEVAALALVNAPSGPEPVLERLAAREREEGEGEVTLGPGRLRLLRGFLHDIAAPRVAVALGAFPGAVLVLQAPEDRYVSLEHARRLVAAARHPGSLFVLDGADHFLSREADAALAAEVLGLWAARHVTPVTEREAPLPPGVVEVHEAGQGGPYAQDIRTGRHRLRADEPLSVGGENSGPTPYGLLLAALGACTAMTLRMYATRKGWPLEHVHVQLSHDKVHSKDCAECETQVRKVDRLLRRVRLVGPLSQEQREKLTAMADRCPVHQTLESEVDVRTELEE